Proteins from a single region of Struthio camelus isolate bStrCam1 chromosome W, bStrCam1.hap1, whole genome shotgun sequence:
- the LOC104152610 gene encoding myogenesis-regulating glycosidase-like produces the protein MYTFLPENFTPVKQKPSKELKPMLGAIVLGLILFIAAVVAWCYYTVSLRKAERLKTELMDLRPDGFVIKNQNGEVVFRLAFRSGSLDLESCSKEGEILSCTRSDGGPLNFFIQTVKPKDTVMCYRVRWEEFAAGVAVEHTMFWEDAHWYGGSEMSTQHWPIRLAGYQEPVPYVTSDVYSFRDSFGGILERYWLSSKAAAIKINDSVPFHLGFNATERTLFFQARYKDSPYKPPPGQQPFPELSYRVCVGSDVTSIHKYMVRRYFNKPSKIPSENAFRYPIWSTWALYKNDIDQDKLLRFAEKIKKYRFNCSHIEIDDTYTQAYGDFDFDPIKFPNVTEMFTKLREDGFKVTLWTHPFINYNSSNFGVGIERQLFIKEPSGRLPAMVEWWNGIGAILDFTNPAARDWFQSHLRQLRHKYGISSFKFDAGETSYLPKQFSTFRPLSDPSIWSRRYTEMAIPFYELAEVRVGYQSQNISCFFRIIDRDSVWGYELGLKSLIPTVLTISMLGYPFISADMIGGNFFPNKTEGAVEIPDRELYIRWLELSAFMPSMQFSIPPWLYDKEVVEIAQKFTELHESLVAPLLLELAGEVTDTGDPIIRPIWWISPRDEAAHKIDSQFLIGDTLMVAPVLEMGKQERDVYLPAGKWRSYKGELFEKTPVLLTDYPVDLDEVAYFLWVS, from the coding sequence ATGTACACCTTCCTGCCTGAAAACTTCACCCCGGTGAAGCAGAAGCCCTCCAAGGAGCTGAAGCCCATGCTCGGGGCCATCGtgcttggcctcatcctcttcatTGCTGCCGTGGTGGCCTGGTGCTACTACACGGTGTCCCTGCGGAAAGCGGAGCGTCTGAAGACGGAGCTGATGGACCTGCGGCCGGACGGGTTTGTCATCAAGAACCAGAACGGGGAGGTGGTTTTCCGACTGGCCTTCCGGTCGGGGAGCCTCGACCTGGAGTCGTGCTCCAAGGAGGGAGAGATTTTGAGCTGCACGCGGTCAGACGGGGGGCCGCTGAACTTCTTCATCCAGACGGTGAAGCCCAAGGACACGGTGATGTGCTACCGCGTGCGCTGGGAGGAGTTTGCGGCCGGCGTGGCGGTGGAGCACACCATGTTCTGGGAGGATGCCCACTGGTACGGGGGCTCGGAGATGAGCACCCAGCACTGGCCCATCCGCCTCGCGGGCTACCAGGAGCCCGTGCCCTACGTGACGAGTGACGTCTACTCCTTCCGGGACAGCTTTGGGGGCATCCTGGAGCGCTACTGGCTCTCGTCCAAAGCGGCGGCCATCAAGATCAACGACTCCGTGCCCTTCCACCTGGGCTTCAACGCCACGGAGCGCACCCTCTTCTTCCAGGCCCGCTACAAGGATTCACCCTACAAGCCCCCGCCGGGGCAGCAGCCCTTCCCCGAGCTGAGCTACCGGGTGTGCGTGGGCTCGGACGTCACCTCCATCCACAAGTACATGGTGCGCCGGTACTTCAACAAGCCCTCCAAGATCCCCTCCGAAAACGCCTTCCGCTACCCGATCTGGTCCACCTGGGCCCTGTACAAAAACGATATCGACCAGGATAAACTCCTGAGATTTGCAGAAAAGATTAAGAAGTACCGTTTTAACTGCAGTCACATTGAAATCGACGACACGTACACGCAAGCGTACGGGGACTTTGACTTTGACCCCATCAAGTTCCCCAATGTGACGGAGATGTTCACAAAACTGAGGGAGGATGGGTTTAAGGTGACCCTGTGGACTCATCCTTTCATAAATTACAACTCTTCCAATTTTGGGGTGGGGATTGAGCGGCAGCTGTTCATCAAGGAGCCCTCGGGGCGGCTGCCGGCCATGGTGGAGTGGTGGAACGGCATTGGGGCCATCCTGGACTTCACCAACCCAGCGGCTCGGGACTGGTTCCAGAGCCACCTGCGACAGCTCCGCCACAAGTACGGCATCTCGTCCTTCAAGTTTGACGCCGGCGAGACCAGCTACTTGCCCAAGCAGTTCAGCACCTTCCGGCCGCTGTCGGACCCCAGCATCTGGTCCAGGCGCTACACGGAGATGGCCATCCCCTTCTACGAGCTGGCCGAGGTGCGAGTAGGCTACCAGTCCCAGAACATCTCCTGCTTCTTCCGCATCATCGACCGTGACTCCGTGTGGGGCTACGAGCTCGGCCTCAAGTCCCTCATCCCCACGGTGCTCACCATCAGCATGCTGGGTTACCCATTCATTTCAGCTGACATGATTGGCGGTAATTTTTTCCCCAACAAGACAGAGGGTGCAGTGGAGATCCCAGACCGGGAGCTGTACATCCGGTGGCTGGAGCTGTCGGCCTTCATGCCCTCCATGCAGTTCTCCATCCCGCCCTGGCTCTACGACAAGGAGGTGGTGGAGATCGCGCAGAAGTTCACAGAGCTGCACGAGTCGCTGGTGGCTccgctgctgctggagctggccggGGAGGTCACGGACACGGGCGACCCCATCATCCGGCCCATCTGGTGGATCTCCCCGCGCGACGAGGCCGCTCACAAAATTGACTCCCAGTTCCTCATTGGGGACACCCTCATGGTGGCCCCCGTGCTGGAGATGGGCAAGCAGGAGCGTGACGTCTACCTGCCGGCAGGCAAATGGCGCAGCTACAAGGGGGAGCTGTTTGAGAAGACCCCGGTGCTGCTCACAGACTATCCTGTTGACCTGGACGAAGTTGCCTATTTCCTCTGGGTTTCATAA
- the MYORG gene encoding myogenesis-regulating glycosidase, producing MENQVTHRAGKHGTARRGNVKETHLPENFTPVKQKPSKELKPMLGAIVLGLILFIAAVVAWCYYTVSLRKAERLKTELMDLRPDGFVIKNQNGEVVFRLAFRSGSLDLESCSKEGEILSCTRSDGGPLNFFIQTVKPKDTVMCYRVRWEEFAAGVAVEHTMFWEDAHWYGGSEMSTQHWPIRLAGYQEPVPYVTSDVYSFRDSFGGILERYWLSSKAAAIKINDSVPFHLGFNATERTLFFQARYKDSPYKPPPGQQPFPELSYRVCVGSDVTSIHKYMVRRYFNKPSKIPSENAFRYPIWSTWALYKNDIDQDKLLRFAEKIKKYRFNCSHIEIDDTYTQAYGDFDFDPIKFPNVTEMFTKLREDGFKVTLWTHPFINYNSSNFGVGIERQLFIKEPSGRLPAMVEWWNGIGAILDFTNPAARDWFQSHLRQLRHKYGISSFKFDAGETSYLPKQFSTFRPLSDPSIWSRRYTEMAIPFYELAEVRVGYQSQNISCFFRIIDRDSVWGYELGLKSLIPTVLTISMLGYPFISADMIGGNFFPNKTEGAVEIPDRELYIRWLELSAFMPSMQFSIPPWLYDKEVVEIAQKFTELHESLVAPLLLELAGEVTDTGDPIIRPIWWISPRDEAAHKIDSQFLIGDTLMVAPMLEMGKQERDVYLPAGKWRSYKGELFEKTPVLLTDYPVDLDEVAYFLWVS from the coding sequence ATGGAGAATCAGGTTACTCACCGTGCGGGAAAACATGGGACTGCTCGAAGGGGGAATGTCAAGGAAACCCATCTTCCTGAAAACTTCACCCCGGTGAAGCAGAAGCCCTCCAAGGAGCTGAAGCCCATGCTCGGGGCCATCGtgcttggcctcatcctcttcatTGCTGCCGTGGTGGCCTGGTGCTACTACACGGTGTCCCTGCGGAAAGCGGAGCGTCTGAAGACGGAGCTGATGGACCTGCGGCCGGACGGGTTTGTCATCAAGAACCAGAACGGGGAGGTGGTTTTCCGACTGGCCTTCCGGTCGGGGAGCCTCGACCTGGAGTCGTGCTCCAAGGAGGGAGAGATTTTGAGCTGCACGCGGTCAGACGGGGGGCCGCTGAACTTCTTCATCCAGACGGTGAAGCCCAAGGACACGGTGATGTGCTACCGCGTGCGCTGGGAGGAGTTTGCGGCCGGCGTGGCGGTGGAGCACACCATGTTCTGGGAGGATGCCCACTGGTACGGGGGCTCGGAGATGAGCACCCAGCACTGGCCCATCCGCCTCGCGGGCTACCAGGAGCCCGTGCCCTACGTGACGAGTGACGTCTACTCCTTCCGGGACAGCTTTGGGGGCATCCTGGAGCGCTACTGGCTCTCGTCCAAAGCGGCGGCCATCAAGATCAACGACTCCGTGCCCTTCCACCTGGGCTTCAACGCCACGGAGCGCACCCTCTTCTTCCAGGCCCGCTACAAGGATTCACCCTACAAGCCCCCGCCGGGGCAGCAGCCCTTCCCCGAGCTGAGCTACCGGGTGTGCGTGGGCTCGGACGTCACCTCCATCCACAAGTACATGGTGCGCCGGTACTTCAACAAGCCCTCCAAGATCCCCTCCGAAAACGCCTTCCGCTACCCGATCTGGTCCACCTGGGCCCTGTACAAAAACGATATCGACCAGGATAAACTCCTGAGATTTGCAGAAAAGATTAAGAAGTACCGTTTTAACTGCAGTCACATTGAAATCGACGACACGTACACGCAAGCGTACGGGGACTTTGACTTTGACCCCATCAAGTTCCCCAATGTGACGGAGATGTTCACAAAACTGAGGGAGGATGGGTTTAAGGTGACCCTGTGGACTCATCCTTTCATAAATTACAACTCTTCCAATTTTGGGGTGGGGATTGAGCGGCAGCTGTTCATCAAGGAGCCCTCGGGGCGGCTGCCGGCCATGGTGGAGTGGTGGAACGGCATTGGGGCCATCCTGGACTTCACCAACCCAGCGGCTCGGGACTGGTTCCAGAGCCACCTGCGACAGCTCCGCCACAAGTACGGCATCTCGTCCTTCAAGTTTGACGCCGGCGAGACCAGCTACCTGCCCAAGCAGTTCAGCACCTTCCGGCCGCTGTCGGACCCCAGCATCTGGTCCAGGCGCTACACGGAGATGGCCATCCCCTTCTACGAGCTGGCCGAGGTGCGAGTAGGCTACCAGTCCCAGAACATCTCCTGCTTCTTCCGCATCATCGACCGTGACTCCGTGTGGGGCTACGAGCTCGGCCTCAAGTCCCTCATCCCCACGGTGCTCACCATCAGCATGCTGGGTTACCCATTCATTTCAGCTGACATGATTGGCGGTAATTTTTTCCCCAACAAGACAGAGGGTGCAGTGGAGATCCCAGACCGGGAGCTGTACATCCGGTGGCTGGAGCTGTCGGCCTTCATGCCCTCCATGCAGTTCTCCATCCCGCCCTGGCTCTACGACAAGGAGGTGGTGGAGATCGCGCAGAAGTTCACAGAGCTGCACGAGTCGCTGGTGGCTccgctgctgctggagctggccggGGAGGTCACGGACACGGGCGACCCCATCATCCGGCCCATCTGGTGGATCTCCCCGCGCGACGAGGCCGCTCACAAAATTGACTCCCAGTTCCTCATTGGGGACACCCTCATGGTGGCCCCCATGCTGGAGATGGGCAAGCAGGAGCGCGACGTCTACCTGCCGGCAGGCAAATGGCGCAGCTACAAGGGGGAGCTGTTTGAGAAGACCCCGGTGCTGCTCACAGACTATCCCGTTGACCTGGACGAAGTTGCCTATTTCCTCTGGGTTTCATAA